Sequence from the Methanobrevibacter thaueri genome:
CATAAATCCTAAATTATGTTTATGCTTATTGGATCCAGAAAACTATTCCAATTACAAAGAACCTAAAAAATTTAAAAATAATGAAATTATATTGAATATTCAGAAAACAAAAGAACATAATATTAATTCCATAGATGAAATCAATTTTATAAATGATTTACAGGCAATGAATGCAACACAACATATTTTTTCAAAAAATGATAATTTTGATAGAATTAAATATTTAACAGAACATAAAAAAATAATCCCCTCTAATGAGCGAGAAAGAGTAAAAATGAAAGTTTTAAAAAATCCAAAAAATGGGAATGACATACTGGTTTTTAGTCACCCTAATGATAATCTTAATTTTGAATTTAAAGAATTTTATTAAATAATAAACTAATTAAAATGCAATAATTGAATAATATAAATTGCATCTTGAATAGCATCAGTAACTTCAATCTCTTTAAATGTTATATCTTCATTATAATCAGCATCAACACGCTTATCAAACAAACTCTCTAATTTAGAAGCAGCGTTCCTAAATTTGTGTTTTAAATTTTTTTGGTCTTTAGCAATTGTCCTAATTTCTTTAAAAACTTGAACATGTTCACTCAAACCATTTTTATTTTGAAATTTTCCGGTTTCCAAATTTAATTCTCTAGTGCTAAAATTATGATTAAGTTCTAACCAGTATTTTGCATGATGAAATGCAGAATAATATACTCTACTTAAAATAGTCCTATAAATACACTGAAAATTATCTTTAATTAAACAATCTTTATTTTCTAGCAAGTTTTGAGAAAATGCAATAAAATCATCGAATTCAAAAGAATCATCCATATAAATTACCTGCATAAAATAATAGATAAATCATCCAATATAAATTCAATATCATTTGACTCAGCAAAATCCCCAACTTTATTAAAAATTTCATCTGATAATTTTGTTAAGTCTTGAGATGAAATGGAATTTGAAACTTTGATTTTAAATGATGGATTGAAACCATACTCTAAATTTTCAAAAAATTTAATATCTCTTAAATTATATTTAGGAATTAATTGTTTAAGAAATTTAAAAATTAAGCTAATAGCCTCTTCATATTCAAAACTATATTTATTTTCTGGAAATTTTTTAAGTAAAATTATATTCACTTTATGAGAATTTGATTCAATAATAGAATTAGGATAATGCATTTTAGAATTTTCTAAAAATGGATTTAAAATATCCCTCTTAAAATCTGAAGGGTTATTTAATTTTTCAATTGAATTAGCTGTTAAATTCATAGGAAAAGTCTCCTAATTTTAATTATTTATAAAATTCTTCTAAGTTTATCAAAAGAATTAGGATTTGAAATATCAACAATAATTTCATTATTCTTTTGTTCTTTATCATTCCGATAATTAAATGAGATTAACTCTTTTTTAGATTCATCTTCAGGATTATTAACTAAAATTGCTAAACTAATTACAGAAACATCATTTCCAAAATTATCTTTAATTAAATTAAGAAAATCTGAATCAATTTTTTTAGATAAATCAAAATCTTTTTTAATAAATTGAGTCGGGATAATATCCTTATTTTGTTCTGCCATGAAAAAACACTACCATAAATTTAATTAATCATATCACTAAAAAAATCAAAAACATGGATTATTAATTATATTCTATAATTATAATTCAGGTTGCATATATATTTTGCTAATTGATTTTTTTCAAAATATTTTATTAATTAATTTTATGCTTTTATTTGTTTCTTTAAGATTGTTAATTTTATTCTATATACCATTAAATATTTGTTCATTTAGTTATTTAATTTTGGTTCAAATTAGGAAGTATAAACTTTAATTTTATTATTTTCAAGTGACATGCCTAGAATAACTACCACGTAATAATCACATCTTCGACATTTGTTTGATAAGTCTAAATGACAATAATTGATGTGTTGTGCCTGAAATATCAATAGAAATTATTAATAATTAGAATAAAATAACAAGTATTCGTTAAACATCTAAAAAGTTTATTTAATCATTTATTCAAATAACTATTAAGGACAATCTAATAATTAAAAATCAATATAATTAATTCTAATTTTAGGATTACGTCTTGATTTTATCACCTCCTTTTTCCAGTAGTCAATCCGATTTTTTAGAGATATAGAATTAATTTCATTTAAATCTGGTTTCCCATTACGAACGGGCAATTTTGTTTTCCTAGTCAGTATTAACCATAAATAAACATTTTTAATACTGTCTTTATTTAGTTCAGGAATCTCATCATTTTCAATATCTCTTATTTCCCCATTATCAATCAGTTTAAGTGGAATTAAAGACTGGTCCACAACATAAATGAGATTTGAAGCCCCACCAATTTTAACTGAAAACATACTTTTTTCATCTAATTTAAATAAATCGGCAACTTCAATATCATAACTGTCCACGTAGTCTTTAAATCTATCATTACATATAAATCCATCTTCTTCACGTAAAAGATTGAATACTCTTTCTTTATACCATTTCTGTTTATAGCGTTTTTTAGTGTTATCATCCATATTGTCAAAATCCAATCCTTCTTCTTGGGCTTTACCCCTTACAAATCTTAAATAATTTTCTTCATGAAAATCAAAGCCTATTTCATATTCGACATCCAAGTCATTAATCGAATTTTTCAAATCATCCATATATTTTGAGTTATATACCCACCAACTTCCTCCATCTAAAATAGCAGGACTTTCAAAACTATCATAACTTATAATGTCTTTTAATTTAACAAATGAACTTCCAATTTCACTATCCTCGAAAAATATTTTTATTTCCAAAGGATTATCTTCATCATCTAATTTCTCTTCAATGAAATTATAAATTTCATTAACAGTTAAAGAACCTATATTCTCTTTAGATAAGCGTTTATACTTTAATTTAAAATTATCAAATTGATTGAAAAATTTTAGAACACCATCAACTAATATAAATTCACAAATATCAATGCAAGGAGTTTCGTGCTTTTCTTCAATATCAGCGAAAATAGTTCCAATTAACTCATTATCCAATTCCTCTTTTTTAATTTTACTTTGAACTTCTTTAAAATAAGGAATAGAATTTACAATTTCATCACTCCCATTAATAAATGTAATGTAATCAATAATATAAGGCAAACTTTCTAAATTAGGATTGGTTACATCAAAAATAATAGAATTAGAAATTGTTATACTATTTTTAAAATCATTAAAATCATCATCTAATTCTAAATTTGCACTCAATTGATTTAATGCCTCACCACTATCTAATAATATATCTTTAAAATTTACATAATTATTAATTCTTTTATTAATTACTGAATTTGGTGAGAGAACAGTCATAGATTTAACTTTATTTAAAGTAATATGTTCTGCAAATTTTATAGGCCAATCTTTATCTGAAAAATGTTTAAGAGTGTGAAATGCATAACCAAAAGAAACAGCATAAATATTATCTTCAAATTCATCTGGTTTTGTGACATCAATTTTATATTCATTTATTAAAAGAACCGCCTTTGGTTTAACTGAATAATTTACATCCCCTAAATTAAATTGTTCCCTAACCCAATTCCAAGAAAGACCCTTTTCTTGCTGTTCATCCTTGTAATACAAATGCATAGAAAAATTATATTGAATATTTTCTAGATAATTACTTTCTAACTCAAAATTAAATTCCTCATCAGATAATTCATAATCATTTTCATCAGTTAACTCCTGAATTAATTGGTTTTCCAAATCATTATTAATTTTATAGATATTTATTCTTGACATTTTTTCTCCAGTGAAAAGGTAAAAAAAATTAAATTTTACCCTTTAATATTCTTAGGATCTTTTTTCCTAACGTAAGTATTTGACTCAGTTATTTTTCCATCTTTCCTGTGAATTTTCACTTCAGCGTTTCCATGGTTTTTGGCCTGAGCCCTTGCTTTTCCAATAGCTTCATTTTTAGTATTGCTTAGTGTTGAAGCTCTCTTGCTGTTTGGCTTTTTTGTCGCCCAATTTCCTTCTTTAGTATATACAACATGAATTTGTTCTTTTTTAGCCATTATTTTACCGCTATAATTAATTATGCAACTAAACAAAAGTGTAAAAACTAAATTAGAAACTATAAAAAAAAGTTATATTTAAATATCTTAAAATCGATATTAAATCTAACTTATTATGTTTTCATGATATAGTTTCTGTCTTTTTTGATAGGTCATTACTTTAGTAGGATTCAGTAATGATCTACATTTAGACCGTTAATTTTTTTGTTTATCTTTTGTAATCACATAACTTTAATTATTATTTTTTATATACTATAAATTTTTCGGTAAAAACTGCTTTTTAATCAATATTTTTGACTACAAAAAACTATCAAATATTTAAAATAAAAATTAATTAATTTTTAACAGTTTTATGAAAAAATAAGATTTTTCTTACATTTCAAAATGATAAAAAAGAACTATCTTAATTTTTCTTGTAAAAAAATGTTAAACCAAATCTATATGTTGAATTCCAAAAAATATATTTTCAAAAATCAATTAAAAATTTTATATTTATATCGTAATTGTCAACATACAAGTATCATAAGCAAAACAACAAATAGCCAATATGATTCAGTATCACATATAATAATCAGATTTTTATTATAGTTCAAAATATGATGATTTAAGAAAAATAATGCCTCAATCAATTATTATAAAATAGAATATTGATTCCTAAAAACAATCATTCCAGAACCTTTTTCAAAAATTCAACTTAAAAATCTGTCCCCCACATATAGTATTGAGGACGTAACAACATTAGAAATCAATTCATCCAATACTAGCCATTAATGTCTTTTAAAATTCAACTTGAAGTGAAAATTAAATTACAAAATTCTACAAAGCCACCTAACACAACCCAAGGAACATCACTCCTAAAAAATTAACGTATCTTACTCGCACAAATATGCTTAACTCTTTTTAATGAATTTCATTTTCAAAGATTTTTGATTTGATAATATAATACTGAAATTTAAAATTTGCCATAAATAAATAAATATTCAAAATAAAAACAATATTGCCCACAACATATACACACATTTAAATAGTAATTATTCCAAACTTCAACAATACGAGACAACTAGAAATAGAACAATCATACTTACTTGTCATAATACATTATAATAAAGAAATTTTATTAATTTCTTAATTTAACTAATAAATTCATATTATAATAAATTAAATTATATTTAATTTTAAATACTAATAAATAAAAGTCTGAAAATCAATATAAATCATTTTAATTTAATTTTAAAAATTGTCATATTTTAATTTTTCCAATTTTGTCATAATTAATAAAAATATTTATATATAATTTAGGACAGAACATATTATACCCAAGAATATATATCAAACAACGATGTTAAAACTTTAAATACGACATCAAGATAATTAATTAAGATAGGTGAAAAAATGGCAGGTATACATGAAAGATTAAAACAACTAAGGGAGGAAAATAATTATAGTCAAGAACAAGTCGCAAATTATTTGGAAATGGATCAAAGTTATATTTCCAAAATAGAAAAAGGAAAAAGAAATTTGAATGAAATTTCTTTTAATAAACTTTGCCTATTATATAATTGTTCACCGGATTATCTTTTAGGAAAATCTGATGATTATGAGTCTCCAAAATTAGCATTTAGGTCTGATGAAAGTGTTGATTTATTTGCTATTGCAAAAATGAATCAGGTAATTGGTTATTTAAAATTTTTAAGAAAAGTAGAGAGGAAAATTGAAAATGATTAATCCAGATATAATTTTTAAAGCAGAAATACTTAGAAAATCATGGGACATTGATAATACAAGTCCTTTGAACATTTTACAAAGTGCCCTTGGAAATATTAATAATTTAACAATATTATGGTTTCCAATGATTGACGAGTTAAGTGGATGTTGCAGCAAAACAGAAGACGACAATATTATTTGCATTAACTCCAAGCATTCAAAAGGAAGGCAAAACTTCACTCTTGCCCATGAGTTGTATCATTTATTATATGAGGATGAAAAGGACTCTTTTGTTTGTAATGTCAACTCATCAGATGAAAGTGAAAAAAATGCAAATAAATTTGCAGAATGCCTTTTAATTCCAAATATAGGATTATATGAATTTATTAAAAGAAATAATATTGATGATTGGAGTTTGAATGATATTATTAAATGTGAACAATATTTTCAAATCAGCCATGCTGCAATGTTATGTAAACTCAGACGAGAAAATATGATTTCATATGATGACTATTTAATATTTAAATCCGGTGTTAAATCAGCAGCATGGAATTTAGGATACGATTTAAGCCTATATGAACCTACTAATGAACATTATACATTAGGAAAAATAATCCCCTTATCCGGCATGGCCTATGATAATAATATGATTACTGGAGGCAAATATGACGAAATATTACTAAACATTTTTAGGGGTGATATGGTCTATAACACCCTTAATGAGGATGATGATATTGTTTGAAACAGACGTATTTTATGATTCGGATTGTTTAAGTTGTTTTTTGGCCGTAAGGGAGTGTGGAATTTTACAGAAATTATTTTCCAAAATAATAGTTCCTGGAGTAGTGGCGCATGAAATTTTAAAAAAAGGCACACCTCAACATATTAAGGACAACTTTAATGATTTGGTTAAATTAGACTTTGTTGAAGTTCGTGGAATGGAAGTTGGTTCTTCTGAACATGAACTTTTCAATGACATTAAAAGAGATTATGAATTCATGGGAGATGGTGAAGCCGCAGTTATCGCTTTAAATCAAGAAAATGGTGGAGTGATTGCCAGCAATAATCTCAGAGATGTTAAAGATTATGTTGAGGATTATGATTTGAACTTGATTACAACCGCATTCATACTGGCAATAGCTTATGAAAATCATTTAAAAACAAAAGAAGAGTTAGATAAAATTTGGAAAGATATGATAAACAATGGTCGGAAAAGATCATTACCTCGCAATGTCAATTCATTTACACAGTATTATGATGAATTATATTTAGATGATATGTTATTTATGGGGTTAAATTAGATATCAGTCTTTTAATTAGGTCATTACTAAACTAGCCGACAATAGTAATGACTTATAAAAAAAGACAGAACTAATTATGTAGAACAATAATAAGTCAAATAATAATATTCATTTAGAACTATTTAAACATGACCTTTGAAAAGTTAAATATATCCAACAAATGTTTAACATCAGCGTAAAAAATTTAACTGATTTCAATTTTATCCACCCAATTAAAAGTAAAATTTTTCTTACGTATCTTTTAACTAAAAAGATGCTGATAATTCTTATTTTTAAAAAATACAAATCAAAAACTTTATATATTATGTTTCAATGACTACAATTTTTCAAAATGACTTCAAAAAGGATTATATACTGTTAAATACATATATTAACTCTTGAAAAGACCTCAAAATAAGATTACGGAAGGAGGTAGATATTCATGAAAAATATTTACACACATGTTTATTTATTAACCGTTTCAGTTTCACCACATTACTGTTTTGGTGTTCTTTCCATGCTCTCAAATGGAGGTGAAAACTGTGGAGTTAATTATCTTCATCATAGGAACATATTGTTTCAATATTATGACAATGATAATCCCATATATAGATAGAAGATAATAGCCTACATTTCACCTCAGTTAGGTAATTAAGTATAAACAAGTCAATGAAGGTCTTTGAAAACTTCTGTTTTCACGAGGTCTTTTCCCTGGAGATGGCCAACTGTTTAATTACCTATTTTCAGAATTTCGTTAAATTTATATATTGTATATGATAATACAATTATACAAGAGAGTTACTTTCAAGTAAACCTCTATTAGAGAGCAAAAATCTTTAATTTAATGTCAATGTGGTTATTGTGGAGATTTTTCTCTACAATATGGCATTAATTAATTGATATTATGTATTCATGTGAAAAAATTTATTTTTAAGATTTTAATGATGAATTTCATGCACAAAAACACTCATTTACTAAAAGCCAATATAATCAGTTAAATTTAACCCACTTTCCCTGTTTTAGAATTTTCCAAATATATGGAAAATAATTTATATAATACCCAAAATACATATCACCATGAAAATGAAATTGCTTCTCCTTTTTGCCATACTGGTAATAACAATTTCCCCGGTCATGGCCGGGAACAACACGACTGTTGTGGACAATCCTACTCAGTACCTATCAGATGAGCCCATGACTGAAGCGCTTGAAAGTGGAGATTCCAACATTAGCTTCAGCGACGGATACAAGGGATACTGTATTGAATGGGGTGAGCATTCAGCTGAAAAGGGAGATAAGTTCTATGTCCATGACGGGGATGTCGACAACAACATAAAAACATTCTTCGTATATTTCTATGAGGAGTCACAGCGTGACGTCATTGCCACCCAGCATATGATTTGGAAATTCACCGACAACAAGCAGTTCAGCAGGTTCAATCAGACACTGTATGAAAAAATCATCGAGAAATCCGCAACTGTCAAGGTGCCCAATGACGGTGTCTTGAAGATCAACGACACCACTGAAATGGTTTACAGTTTCCGAAATTTCATATCCAACATCAACGAGTATCAGAATTACTTCGCATACAAGATATATTTCAGAAACATAACTCTTCAAAACAACCTGACTCAAAACTCAACAGGAAATGGATCAGACAGCACTTCCCAAAACACTACAAACCAGACAAACATCAAAGAGAACCTTACACAAAATCACACAAACGCATCCTTTAAAAAGACCAGATTCGCCAAAGTGAATGGAAGTTATGAGACAGGCAATCCTCTTGTGTTGCTTTTATTGTCCCTGGCAGTGTTGGTTTTTAAAAGAAGAAACTGATAGGATATTGAAATCTCCATTTCAGGTAACTGCTGATTATATCAGTCGGTTGTGGGTTGATTTTACTAACTATCAAAAATATTCTTCAAATTATCTTTAACTAACAATTCCGTCATGGATGAGCCATACATTAAGCAAGATTGATTATGTAATACAATAGTGGAGTTTAGTCTCCATATTCTTTTTTAAGCAGAAATATACGTATTTCTGAAAAAACATTGTTACTAAAAAGGGATAAGTGTAAATAATAACTAAATAAAAACTTAATAAACCTAAGTAAGTTGTGTAAAAAATCTTACGCATATTTTCTGTTGAACCATTCCAATTCATATCTTCCCAGCACTGAGAAGAAAAGACCTCCTGAAAACAGAAGTTAACTGCATAATATATATTACATCAAAGGAAAATATTAAATAAGGAGGTAACTTATGAACAAGAAGATATTCACTATATTATTATTGTTTGCCATAGTTGCAAGCGTCAGTGCAGTTTCTGCATTTGATTTAGGCGACCTATTCGGCACCAACAACAGCGAACAGGTAACAATTGGAGGAATCAATTTCACCATTCCCGACGGTTATGAGGAAGTCGAATCAGAATTCATGAATCAGACAAGCGATGATTTTAGCACAGGCAACTATACTGTGGAAGGAAAAGCATTCCAGAACAATGGAACAGATGTTGAAATCGTTGTTGGAAATTACACCAACTGCATGGAATTACTGCAAAATCGCACTGATTTAGGTAATGAAACCACCATTTCAGGCATTGCAGGATATGCCGACGAAGAGGGAGACACATACATCTTCAATTATGAGGATTCAAACTATTTAGTAACAATTACAAGCAATGACAAGAATGCAATTGCTGAGTTTCTAATAGCTTAACTTAATCAATAGGAGGTCCAAACATGTCCCCGATAATAACAATAGCAAGTATAATCATCATTATAGTGGGTGTAGTGGAGCTTATAAGAAAACCTGATATGGAACACAAAACCCTTACAATCATTATACTGGCTTTATTGGCAATATTCACCGCATTAAATGCACTAGGCATATAATTCAAGAAAACACGGCAAAAACCATCACCCCTCTAACTTTTTCTATCTATTTTCAATACACCTAGCAAATAATCCTTAAAACCATGACCGTTGACATCCATGACAATGAACATTTCCCAAGTCATCAACTATAAGAATTATTAATTATAGGTTAATTTATTTTATATTTTATATCATTAAGTAGTAGAATAAATAATCATTCCTTTAATTTAAAGAAAAGGTTTAAATATAACCTAAAACATATATTA
This genomic interval carries:
- a CDS encoding DUF6119 family protein, translating into MSRINIYKINNDLENQLIQELTDENDYELSDEEFNFELESNYLENIQYNFSMHLYYKDEQQEKGLSWNWVREQFNLGDVNYSVKPKAVLLINEYKIDVTKPDEFEDNIYAVSFGYAFHTLKHFSDKDWPIKFAEHITLNKVKSMTVLSPNSVINKRINNYVNFKDILLDSGEALNQLSANLELDDDFNDFKNSITISNSIIFDVTNPNLESLPYIIDYITFINGSDEIVNSIPYFKEVQSKIKKEELDNELIGTIFADIEEKHETPCIDICEFILVDGVLKFFNQFDNFKLKYKRLSKENIGSLTVNEIYNFIEEKLDDEDNPLEIKIFFEDSEIGSSFVKLKDIISYDSFESPAILDGGSWWVYNSKYMDDLKNSINDLDVEYEIGFDFHEENYLRFVRGKAQEEGLDFDNMDDNTKKRYKQKWYKERVFNLLREEDGFICNDRFKDYVDSYDIEVADLFKLDEKSMFSVKIGGASNLIYVVDQSLIPLKLIDNGEIRDIENDEIPELNKDSIKNVYLWLILTRKTKLPVRNGKPDLNEINSISLKNRIDYWKKEVIKSRRNPKIRINYIDF
- a CDS encoding DUF2188 domain-containing protein, with protein sequence MAKKEQIHVVYTKEGNWATKKPNSKRASTLSNTKNEAIGKARAQAKNHGNAEVKIHRKDGKITESNTYVRKKDPKNIKG
- a CDS encoding helix-turn-helix domain-containing protein, with the translated sequence MAGIHERLKQLREENNYSQEQVANYLEMDQSYISKIEKGKRNLNEISFNKLCLLYNCSPDYLLGKSDDYESPKLAFRSDESVDLFAIAKMNQVIGYLKFLRKVERKIEND
- a CDS encoding ImmA/IrrE family metallo-endopeptidase, with product MINPDIIFKAEILRKSWDIDNTSPLNILQSALGNINNLTILWFPMIDELSGCCSKTEDDNIICINSKHSKGRQNFTLAHELYHLLYEDEKDSFVCNVNSSDESEKNANKFAECLLIPNIGLYEFIKRNNIDDWSLNDIIKCEQYFQISHAAMLCKLRRENMISYDDYLIFKSGVKSAAWNLGYDLSLYEPTNEHYTLGKIIPLSGMAYDNNMITGGKYDEILLNIFRGDMVYNTLNEDDDIV
- a CDS encoding Cys-Gln thioester bond-forming surface protein; this encodes MKMKLLLLFAILVITISPVMAGNNTTVVDNPTQYLSDEPMTEALESGDSNISFSDGYKGYCIEWGEHSAEKGDKFYVHDGDVDNNIKTFFVYFYEESQRDVIATQHMIWKFTDNKQFSRFNQTLYEKIIEKSATVKVPNDGVLKINDTTEMVYSFRNFISNINEYQNYFAYKIYFRNITLQNNLTQNSTGNGSDSTSQNTTNQTNIKENLTQNHTNASFKKTRFAKVNGSYETGNPLVLLLLSLAVLVFKRRN